The Terriglobales bacterium genome includes a window with the following:
- a CDS encoding patatin-like phospholipase family protein, whose amino-acid sequence MPHKAKAVADAERAAFRAALPPDAAARWATGGRRIAVVLSGGGARGAYEAGVLLAFQDAGLPTHILAATSIGSINAASYASHSSTLVGNAESMVQSWSEVTPAAVGIDWTRYIFMLAGLIAATAGLGNLLRQALQESQIAIHLLYPKLTWTMLALAGVAVLLLYDRVPYLGYVLLNLLSGSAWKPDRRKLVLSLLANLVVWSFVVLTLLVAHLHLWGLAVLLSARAKLLGAALALLLAALGWILRQPVSFLSHKVLRLPLRSGLFPNYERTRFLRDRLRVEKLRASPMRVVLTAAEVESGQESYFTNAAREQLLADPGVDPGFVQTEIEEVRDLLLAVIASSAFPLAYEVVPMAKRLWTDGGIVANQPIRPAIRLGADVLFLVMMEPRQQEAVEVRTFLDVGVRALDILMAQNLKTDLENLAAINRLCELHAARLKVRPEQVRVDLGTRAYRYVKAFTVRPEQPLQATVLDFDGKITGPAIAQGYHDGGAAVRDFLAYLAGAPAGGPRYVLRFQAEEVR is encoded by the coding sequence GTGCCCCACAAAGCCAAAGCCGTCGCCGACGCGGAGCGCGCCGCCTTTCGCGCCGCGCTGCCCCCGGATGCGGCCGCGCGCTGGGCGACGGGCGGGCGCCGCATCGCCGTGGTGCTCTCCGGCGGCGGCGCCCGCGGCGCCTACGAGGCCGGGGTGCTGCTGGCCTTCCAGGACGCCGGCCTGCCTACCCACATCCTGGCCGCCACCTCCATCGGCAGCATCAACGCCGCCTCCTACGCCTCCCACTCCTCCACCCTGGTAGGCAACGCCGAGTCCATGGTGCAGTCCTGGTCGGAGGTCACGCCGGCGGCGGTGGGCATCGACTGGACGCGCTACATCTTCATGCTGGCGGGGCTGATTGCGGCCACCGCGGGGCTGGGCAACCTGCTGCGCCAGGCGCTGCAGGAGAGCCAGATCGCCATCCACCTCCTCTATCCCAAGCTCACCTGGACCATGCTGGCGCTGGCAGGCGTGGCCGTGCTCCTGCTCTATGACCGCGTGCCCTACCTGGGCTACGTGCTCCTCAACCTGCTCTCGGGATCGGCGTGGAAGCCGGACCGCCGCAAGCTGGTGCTCTCCCTGCTGGCCAACCTGGTGGTGTGGAGCTTCGTGGTGCTGACGCTGCTCGTCGCCCACCTGCACCTGTGGGGACTGGCGGTCCTGCTGAGCGCGCGCGCCAAGCTGCTGGGCGCGGCGCTGGCGCTGCTGCTGGCGGCGCTGGGCTGGATCCTGCGCCAGCCCGTCAGCTTCCTCAGCCACAAGGTCCTGCGCCTGCCCCTGCGCAGCGGCCTCTTTCCCAACTACGAGCGCACCCGCTTCCTGCGCGATCGCCTGCGTGTGGAGAAGCTGCGCGCCTCGCCCATGCGCGTGGTCCTCACCGCCGCCGAGGTCGAGAGCGGCCAGGAGAGCTACTTCACCAACGCCGCGCGCGAACAACTGCTCGCCGACCCAGGCGTGGACCCGGGCTTCGTGCAGACCGAGATCGAGGAGGTCCGCGACCTGCTGCTGGCGGTCATCGCCTCCTCCGCCTTTCCCCTGGCCTACGAAGTGGTGCCCATGGCCAAGCGGCTGTGGACCGACGGCGGCATCGTCGCCAACCAGCCCATCCGTCCCGCTATCCGCCTGGGTGCCGACGTGCTCTTCCTGGTGATGATGGAGCCGCGCCAGCAGGAGGCGGTGGAGGTGCGTACCTTCCTGGACGTGGGCGTGCGCGCCCTCGATATCCTGATGGCGCAGAACCTGAAGACCGACCTGGAGAACCTGGCCGCCATCAACCGCCTGTGCGAATTGCACGCGGCGCGCCTGAAGGTGCGTCCCGAACAGGTGCGCGTGGACCTGGGCACGCGCGCCTACCGCTACGTCAAGGCCTTCACGGTGCGCCCGGAGCAGCCGCTCCAGGCCACCGTGCTCGACTTCGACGGCAAGATCACCGGCCCCGCCATCGCCCAGGGCTACCACGACGGCGGCGCCGCGGTGCGCGATTTCCTGGCGTATCTGGCGGGAGCGCCCGCGGGCGGGCCGCGCTACGTCCTGCGCTTCCAGGCGGAGGAAGTGCGCTAG
- a CDS encoding HIT domain-containing protein — MDYLWTPWRYAYVTTADKTPGCIFCEAPKERDDRKARIVHRGRACYVILNAFPYTSGHVMIVPYAHLDELQKLPAEAAQEMMALAQKMEGVLRAVYRPEGLNLGMNLGKAAGAGVAGHLHLHVLPRWTADSNFMATVAETRVLPEALETTWERLKQKL, encoded by the coding sequence ATGGACTACCTGTGGACCCCCTGGCGCTATGCCTACGTCACCACCGCCGACAAGACCCCCGGCTGCATCTTCTGTGAGGCCCCCAAGGAGCGCGACGACCGCAAGGCCCGCATCGTGCACCGCGGCCGCGCCTGCTACGTCATCTTGAACGCCTTTCCCTATACCTCGGGGCACGTCATGATCGTGCCCTACGCCCACCTGGACGAACTGCAGAAGCTGCCCGCGGAGGCGGCGCAGGAGATGATGGCGCTGGCGCAGAAGATGGAAGGCGTGCTGCGCGCGGTGTACCGGCCCGAGGGTCTGAACCTGGGTATGAACCTGGGCAAGGCGGCGGGCGCGGGCGTGGCCGGGCACCTCCACCTGCACGTGCTGCCGCGCTGGACCGCGGATTCCAACTTCATGGCCACGGTGGCGGAGACGCGCGTCCTGCCCGAGGCCCTGGAAACCACCTGGGAGCGGCTGAAGCAGAAGCTTTAG